A region from the Manihot esculenta cultivar AM560-2 chromosome 13, M.esculenta_v8, whole genome shotgun sequence genome encodes:
- the LOC110629339 gene encoding BTB/POZ and TAZ domain-containing protein 4: MGKMEETCNKTGHPAPPPLPSPATTSNYLRRQLTMDGQTLRGHSSVSIRTKDMWELLFDEGYRADVRINTDKGGSIYAHANILGMASPVIRGMLKQAKNRTRQRSILIRGVPHDAVRIFIRFLYSSCYEKEEMEEFVLHLLVLSHVFVVPELKKICENKLEQSFLTTENVVDIFQLALLCDAPRLSLICHRMIVTNFQEISTTEGWKAMKQSHPVLEKELLDSMVDLETRKNERIRKLNERKIYLQLYEAMEALVHICRDGCRTIGPHDKDFREIKAPCPYSACRGLEMLVRHFASCKMRVSGGCSHCKRMWQLLELHSRLCADSNLCRVPLCRNFKVRIRKQNKKDEVKWRILVKKILRTKRIGSSPFFSLAISCSS; this comes from the exons ATGGGAAAAATGGAGGAGACATGTAACAAGACAGGGCATCCAGCACCACCCCCATTACCTAGTCCGGCGACCACCAGCAACTACCTTCGAAGGCAGCTAACGATGGATGGCCAAACATTAAGAGGACATAGCAGTGTCTCTATCAGAACCAAGGATATGTGGGAACTCTTGTTTGATGAAGGCTATAGAGCAGATGTTAGAATTAATACCGACAAGGGTGGCTCCATCTACGCACATGCCAATATTCTT GGCATGGCTTCTCCTGTAATAAGAGGCATGTTAAAGCAAGCAAAGAACCGAACTCGACAACGATCAATCTTAATCCGCGGTGTTCCTCACGATGCCGTTCGAATTTTTATTCGATTCTTATACTCTTCTTG TTACGAGAAAGAAGAAATGGAGGAATTCGTGTTGCATCTGTTGGTGCTCTCGCATGTTTTTGTGGTTCCAGAATTGAAGAAAATTTGCGAGAATAAGTTAGAGCAAAGCTTTCTTACAACCGAAAACGTCGTCGACATATTTCAGCTTGCATTACTGTGCGATGCTCCAAGGCTCAGCCTCATCTGCCACCGCATGATTGTCACCAACTTCCAGGAAATCTCCACCACAGAAGGCTGGAAAGCGATGAAACAGAGCCACCCTGTGCTCGAAAAGGAGCTTCTTGATTCCATGGTTGACTTAGAAACt AGGAAAAACGAGAGGATTAGGAAATTAAATGAGAGGAAGATATATTTACAATTGTACGAGGCAATGGAGGCTCTTGTTCATATATGCAGAGATGGTTGTCGGACAATCGGACCACATGATAAAGATTTCAGGGAGATTAAGGCACCTTGTCCTTATTCAGCATGCAGGGGACTAGAAATGCTGGTTCGCCATTTCGCCAGTTGTAAGATGAGAGTTTCTGGAGGTTGCAGTCATTGCAAGAGAATGTGGCAGCTATTAGAGCTGCACTCTCGTCTCTGCGCTGATTCCAACTTGTGCAGAGTTCCCCTTTGCAG gaaTTTCAAGGTGAGGATTAGGAAACAAAACAAGAAGGATGAGGTTAAGTGGCGAATTCTAGTGAAGAAGATTCTTAGAACAAAGAGAATTGGAAGTTCCCCATTTTTTTCATTGGCAATTTCCTGTTCTTCttga